TCGAGGGGCCGCCTGGAATCGGCCCCGCCGGTGCGGACGTGTCGGTGAATTCCTCGATCGCGAACTTCTGAATGTTGGTGACGTAGCCGCGTGTTTCCTCGTTCTGGCAGACCTGGCCCTGTGACAAGGTGTTTCCGGGGCCGCAGTTGTACATGGACAATGTCAGCGGGATCAGCTCACCTTGCAGGCGGCCGTCAGCCATCGCCTTTTTCGTCAGCTCGAGCATCTTGCAGTCGTAGGACGCCATCGACATCGCAGCGTCGGCCGGTGAGCGCATGTCGAGCTTTCCGTCCCCGTCCCCGTCCACGCCTTCCTGTGCAGCAGTTGAGGGAAGGAACTGTGCCGGGCCGTCCGCGCCGGAGTCGTTGTTGTGCGCGTTGACGTTGAAGCCGCTTTCCTGCTTGAACTGCCCTGCCAGCAGCGGAGCGGTGATCTCGGGGCAGGTACCGGCGGCTTTGAGGATCCACGGTTCGAACTCCGCAGGCACGCTGCCCGGCTTGAGTCCCCCGCCGCCCAGGCTCGGTCCACCGCACCCGGCGCCCGCCGGAAGCGGAGTGATCGCAGCAGCGTTCACGATCGCGGGAGACGGAACCCCGGTGCCCGGTGCAGGTGCGGGCGAGGGCGAGGGTGCAGGTCCAGACGGCTCGGCAGCACCGGCGAGCCACGGTGCGGGATCGGTCGGCGTTCCGGCGCCGTCGGGAAGTCGGCCACCCTCCCAGACCTCGAAATGCAGGTGCGGACCGGAGGATTCGCCTTCATTCCCAACGGCTGCGATTTCCTGACCAGCGGTGACCTGATCACCGGTCTTGACCTTGATCGTCGAGGCCGCCATGTGCCCGTAGACGGTGGAAATCCGCTGCCCATTGACGTCGGTGTCGATGATGACCCAGCTCCCGAACCCCCTCGCCGGGCCGGCTGCCGCGACGACACCGGAGGTAGCGGCATAGATCGGAGTACCGAGCGGGCCAGCGAAGTCGGTACCGCGGTGCATGGAACCACCGCGAGGACCGAACCCCGACGTCAGTTGGTAGGTACCGGCCTTGAGCGGCTGCGTCTTGGTTCCCGGAGCTGGTGCCACGGATCC
Above is a genomic segment from Rhodococcus qingshengii JCM 15477 containing:
- a CDS encoding peptidoglycan DD-metalloendopeptidase family protein, with amino-acid sequence MGDSPSSTKTGLKATGGVIVALVLMLGFVMFGTDNNPKPSNDCLPTTATTGSVAPAPGTKTQPLKAGTYQLTSGFGPRGGSMHRGTDFAGPLGTPIYAATSGVVAAAGPARGFGSWVIIDTDVNGQRISTVYGHMAASTIKVKTGDQVTAGQEIAAVGNEGESSGPHLHFEVWEGGRLPDGAGTPTDPAPWLAGAAEPSGPAPSPSPAPAPGTGVPSPAIVNAAAITPLPAGAGCGGPSLGGGGLKPGSVPAEFEPWILKAAGTCPEITAPLLAGQFKQESGFNVNAHNNDSGADGPAQFLPSTAAQEGVDGDGDGKLDMRSPADAAMSMASYDCKMLELTKKAMADGRLQGELIPLTLSMYNCGPGNTLSQGQVCQNEETRGYVTNIQKFAIEEFTDTSAPAGPIPGGPSTGSVVVDAALRWLGTPYAWGGGDENGPTRGVRDGGVADSFGDFNKVGFDCSGLVKYAVAQATGGRTVLPHQDQMQIGDSRGTSITNPADLRPGDIIQPHSGHIFIWMGGGKVVEAPQSGDVVKISDWTPPSSGLAAKRFA